Proteins from one Rhizoctonia solani chromosome 5, complete sequence genomic window:
- a CDS encoding AMP deaminase, with protein sequence MGGIRTSRPVAASDNATSPPGALDPVAADPHPALKWAYIITSPFRSHIGVALQYLIPMPVPPDVPTPNPRRRRRGATAAVVAAPVQHVIMPVAVTTIPDQCQRRLTILLCSPPAIVWVSTLIGSIILAPPVVPVDPTHVSANAAIGDPEFCVVHAGLKLVEVVCNASYELPGSGL encoded by the exons ATGGGCGGTATTAGAACAAGTAGGCCCGTTGCTGCATCCGA TAATGCCACATCTCCCCCGGGAGCTTTGGACCCCGTAGCAGCTGATCCACACCCCGCCTTGAAGTGGGCCTATATCATCACTTCTCCCTTCCGCAGCCATATTGGCGTCGCTCTACAATACCTTATTCCAATGCCTGTTCCACCCGACGTCCCCACCCCCAACCCACGGCGGCGCAGACGAGGAGCAACCGCCGCGGTCGTCGCAGCCCCAGTCCAGCATGTGATAATGCCAGTAGCCGTTACAACAATTCCTGACCAATGCCAACGCCGCCTCACCATTTTACTTTGCTCGCCGCCGGCAATCGTCTGGGTGTCAACTTTAATTGGATCAATCATCCTGGCTCCGCCGGTTGTACCTGTCGATCCAACACATGTTTCTGCCAACGCCGCGATTGGAGACCCCGAGTTCTGTGTAGTGCACGCTGGTTTAAAGCTCGTTGAAGTTGTTTGCAACGCGAGTTACGAACTCCCTGGTTCTGGCCTCTAG
- a CDS encoding ribonucleoside-diphosphate reductase subunit M1, which yields MAIGRVSFGGDLSIQTSILTLGAITLYSIIAGWRAARQHKIEEHKIWMIRAWAYQMAIVTMRVIIPITLIALQLRGGYYTSLSCDEVSNSLNNTDQFVREYPQCQPDWAGKPVEYVSVEAGFEEGLRLAAGMRATFGMAGWVSVWIHFVGRKERVAFDKITARITKLCYGLDRNHVDPIEVTKKVIAGVYAGVTTVELDNLASETAAYLTTKHPDYAILAARIAISNLHKETRKNFSAVIADLYNYVNPKNGRPAGMISKETYEIVQENAAALDSAMIYERDFHYNFFGFKTLERSYLLRINGRVAERPQHMLMRVAVGIHGRNIDRAIETYNLMSERYFTHASPTLFNAGTPHPQLSSCFLVAMKDDSIDGIYDTLKTCAMISKTAGGIGLHIHNIRATGSYIAGTNGYSNGIVPMLRAYDATARYVDQGGNKRPGAFAIYLEPWHADVFEFLDLRKNHGKEEVRARDLFYALWIPDLFMQRIEEDGDWTLFCPNEAPGLADVHGAAFVELYTKYEKEGRGRKTIKAQKLWYAILDAQIETGGPFMLYKDAANAKSNQQNLGTIKSSNLCTEIIEYSAPDEVAVCNLASIALPTFIVNDPAAPHGKRYDFKKLHEVTKVVANNLNTIIDVNYYPVPEARNSNMRHRPIGIGVQGLADAFMCLKMPFESPEARELNLLIFETIYHAAVEASVEMAEAQGPYSTFQGSPASQGKLQFDLWGVTPSGLWEWEDLKAKVVRTGLRNSLLLAPMPTASTSQILGFNECFEPYTSNIYTRRVLAGEFQVVCPWLLRDLVSLGLWDDDMKNMIIASGGSIQNINGIPDDIKAIYKTVWEISQKTVLNLAADRGAFICQSQSLNVHLQSPNARQLTSMHFYGWKKGLKTGMYYLRTRPAAQAIQFTVDQSVIKQANAAKKAATATPIKPEANKEAVVSSLAAASNVSLAPTSTDPTATPTIAALRNLSLADSGAPSPAISTAAVNGSSLSLPISSSAGTPSVAETAPTTLSTSEGASTPSTQTPAQIDPEYAAALERQRQRELEQAKLYCSLENKEACEMCSG from the exons ATGGCGATTGGTCGCGTCTCGTTTGGGGGTGACCTTTCAATTCAAACCTCGATTCTTACTTTGGGCGCGATTACTCTGTACTCTATCATTGCCGGATGGAGGGCCGCTCGCCAGCACAAGATTGAAGAGCATAAAATATGGATGATCAGGGCTTGGGCATACCAGATGGCGATTGTCACAATGCGCGTGATCATCCCAATCACCTTGATAGCACTCCAACTAAGGGGCGGATACTATACA TCACTATCTTGCGATGAGGTCTCCAACTCGCTCAACAACACCGACCAATTCGTCCGTGAGTATCCACAATGTCAACCTGATTGGGCCGGTAAACCGGTCGAATACGTCTCTGTCGAGGCTGGATTTGAGGAAGGTCTTCGTTTGGCGGCTGGAATGCGCGCGACATTTGGTATGGCTGGTTGGGTATCAGTTTGGATTCACTTTGTTGG ACGTAAGGAGCGGGTTGCCTTCGATAAGATCACAGCTCGCATTACAAAGCTCTGCTATGGTCTCGATCGCAATCATGTTGACCCAATCGAGGTTACCAAGAAAGTAATTGCTGGCGTTTATGCAGGAGTTACGACCGTAGAATTGGACAATCTCGCATCTGAGACCGCCGCCTATCTGACCACCAAGCATCCCGATTATGCTATCCTCGCTGCACGCATCGCCATTAGCAACCTCCATAAAGAGACCAGGAAGAACTTCAGCGCTGTCATTGCGGACCTGTACAATTATG TCAACCCTAAAAACGGCCGCCCAGCGGGTATGATCAGCAAGGAGACATACGAGATTGTGCAGGAAAATGCTGCCGCTCTCGATTCTGCAATGATATACGAGAGAGATTTCCATTACAACTT CTTCGGGTTCAAGACTCTTGAGCGCTCATATCTCCTTCGAATTAACGGCCGAGTGGCGGAGAGGCCCCAACACATGCTTATGCGTGTAGCCGTTGGTATCCATGGAAGGAATATTGATCGGGCTATCGAGACTTATAACCTCATGAGTGAACG CTATTTCACCCACGCGTCTCCAACCCTCTTCAACGCTGGGACACCACACCCACAACTTTCATCGTGTTTCCTCGTGGCGATGAAAGATGACAGTATTGATGGAATCTACGACACGTTGAAAACTTGCGCTATGATTAGCAAA ACCGCTGGCGGTATTGGGCTACACATCCACAATATCCGTGCCACTGGCTCGTATATCGCTGGAACAAACGGCTACAGCAATGGCATTGTTCCCATGCTGCGCGCCTACGACGCCACAGCCCGTTATGTCGATCAAGGTGGCAACAAGCGGCCTGGTGCATTTGCTATCTATCTTGAACCGTGGCATGCAGACGTGTTCGAGTTCTTGGATCTCCGCAAGAACCATGGCAAAGAGGAAGTTCGCGCTCGTGACTTGTTCTATGCGCTCTGGATCCCAGATCTCTT CATGCAACGCATAGAAGAAGATGGCGATTGGACTCTGTTCTGTCCCAATGAAGCTCCAGGCCTTGCGGATGTTCATGGAGCAGCGTTCGTTGAGCTTTACACCAAATATGAGAAGGAAGGTCGTGGTCGCAAGACTATCaaggctcagaagctctggTATGCTATCCTTGATGCACAAATTGAGACCGGAGGACCTTTTATGCTGTATAAGGATGCGGCGAATG CGAAATCTAACCAGCAAAATTTGGGAACCATCAAGTCTTCGAATTTATGCACCGAGATTATCGAGTACTCTGCCCCAGATGAAGTCGCGGTTTGCAACCTTGCCTCGATTGCGTTGCCAACATTTATTGTCAACGATCCTGCCGCACCTCATGGCAAGCGCTATGACTTCAAGAAGTTGCACGAAGTCACCAAGGTCGTTGCCAACAACCTAAACACTATTATCGACGTTAATTACTACCCTGTTCCCGAGGCTCGCAATTCGAACATGCGCCATAGGCCGATTGGTATTGGTGTACAGGGCCTTGCGGATGCTTTTATGTGCCTTAAAATGCCTTTCGAGTCCCCAGAAGCCCGCGAACTCAATCTTCTGATATTCGAGACAATCTACCATGCTGCTGTCGAAGCGAGTGTGGAGATGGCTgaggctcaaggcccctacTCGACCTTCCAAGGATCTCCTGCAAGTCAAGGCAAACTTCAGTTTGACTTATGGGGAGTCACTCCGTCAGGGCTTTGGGAATGGGAGGATTTAAAGGCTAAGGTTGTGCGGACGGGTCTTCGGAATTCTCTTCTGCTCGCCCCGATGCCTACGGCGAGCACCAGCCAGATTCTGGGTTTCAATGAATGTTTCGAGCCCTACACTAG CAACATTTATACCCGCCGCGTGCTGGCTGGTGAATTCCAAGTTGTGTGCCCATGGCTCTTGAGGGATCTTGTGAGCCTCGGACTTTGGGATGATGACATGAAGAACATGATCATCGCCTCAGGCG GCTCTATTCAGAATATCAATGGGATACCTGATGATATTAAGGCTATCTACAAGACGGTTTGGGAAATCAGCCAAAAGACTGTCCTCAATTTGGCCGCAGATCGGGGTGCGTTTATCTGTCAGAGTCAAAGCTTGAATGTCCACCTTCAGAGCCCCAATGCTCGTCAATTG ACTAGCATGCACTTTTACGGATGGAAGAAGGGCCTCAAGACCGGCATGTA CTACCTCCGTACACGCCCAGCTGCTCAGGCAATTCAGTTCACTGTTGACCAGAGCGTGATCAAACAAGCCAACGCCGCGAAAAAGGCCGCCACCGCAACGCCAATCAAACCCGAAGCTAACAAGGAAGCTGTTGTTTCGTCCTTGGCAGCTGCGTCAAACGTATCCTTGGCCCCCACCTCGACCGACCCAACGGCAACTCCTACTATCGCAGCTCTCCGAAACCTGAGTCTCGCTGACTCTGGTGCTCCATCTCCTGCTATTTCTACGGCCGCTGTCAACGGCTCTTCGCTCTCCCTCCCAATCAGTTCATCGGCAGGAACTCCATCGGTAGCTGAAACCGCTCCAACCACCCTGTCAACGAGTGAAGGTGCAAGCACACCCTCGACTCAAACTCCCGCGCAAATTGACCCCGAGTATGCGGCCGCGTTGGAGCGCCAGCGTCAGCGCGAACTCGAACAGGCCAAACTGTACTGCTCGCTCGAAAACAAGGAGGCATGTGAGATGTGTTCTGGCTGA
- a CDS encoding P12 domain-containing protein, translating into MSFPYTPYPLTTYPSSPLWQLSPVSSNVTSGWVPSCTSSSCLPTASWSTGAANSSLTYMFYAFDIILNGTVEGDIKLQVIRNGKEEVLNPSGDSLFTVHGLPTDQLLHQNLTITVLEASTGARFTINEARVNASTFGDNVYDSRQWLIASNDGAIQYTTGFTQQQAAAGLASPTTYVSSVAGDKMTMQFNSESTSSLDDTSTNNITLGSAMTLYGPCGPSSGLMRVKIDTRFEETVNITKPIQSDDCLLFQSPGLTSDLLHSLEVENVSGGTLAINRIEFFRIVTFTNPRGYKNAGMIAGIVLGVILGIAALVILYSTRSRKMRQKINNSWKIFCS; encoded by the exons ATGTCTTTCCCCTACACGCCATATCCCCTC ACAACGTACCCATCTTCGCCACTATGGCAGCTTTCACCTGTGTCCTCGAACGTGACTTCTGGATGGGTGCCGAGCTGCACCTCTTCGAGTTGTCTTCCGACCGCGAGTTGGTCGACTGGTGCGGCCAACTCGTCGCTTACATACATGTTCTACG CATTTGATATCATCTTGAATGGTACGGTTGAGGGCGACATAAAGCTGCAGGTTATCCGCAACGGCAAGGAGGAGGTCTTGAACCCATCAGGAGACAGTTTGTTTACTGTCCATGGCTTACCTACCGATCAACTTCTGCACCAAAACCTTACGATCACGGTTCTCGAAGCAAGTACTGGCGCACGATTCACCATCAACGAGGCTCGTGTTAATGCATCTACCTTTGGTGATAATGT CTATGACTCGCGCCAATGGTTGATTGCGAGTAACGACGGCGCGATCCAGTATACTACAGGATTTACCCAACAGCAGGCTGCCGCGGGCTTGGCATCCCCAACAACTTACGTATCGTCTGTGGCTGGGGACAAGATGACCATGCAGTTTAACAGTGAGTCTACATCTTCACTCGACGACACTTCGACCAATAATATCACTCTAGGTTCTGCTATGACGCTTTATGGTCCTTGTGGTCCCTCCAGCGGCCTCATGAGAGTCAAGATCGACACACGCTTCGAGGAAACGGTCAACATCACCAAACCTATTCAATCTGACGACTGCTTGCTCTTCCAGTCTCCAGGTCTGACCTCTGACCTTCTGCATTCGCTCGAGGTCGAGAATGTCAGTGGTGGCACACTCGCTATCAATCGCATAGAGTTTTTCCGCATCGTAACGTTCACCAACCCTCGCGGGTACAAAAACGCGGGGATGATAGCAGGAATTGTACTGGGCGTGATATTAGGAATTGCTGCTTTGGTCATTTTATACTCGACAAGATCGAGAAAGATGCGCCAGAAAATCAACAATTCGTGGAAGATCTTTTGCAGTTAA